Proteins encoded within one genomic window of Saccharopolyspora pogona:
- the tpiA gene encoding triose-phosphate isomerase, whose amino-acid sequence MARQPLIAGNWKMNLNHLEAIALVQKVAFALPEKYFAKVEVAVLPPFTDIRSVQTLIDGDRLLLKHGAQDISEHESGAYTGDVSGPMLAKLGCSYVVVGHSERREYHGETDELVGKKVRATLKHGMSPILCVGEQLDVRESGGHVEHCATQLINALKGLKAEQVRQVVVAYEPVWAIGTGKVATAADAQEVCGSLRAALAEKYGKEIADEVRVLYGGSVKSSNIGDLIGQADVDGALVGGASLNGDEFAKLSAMAAGGPLP is encoded by the coding sequence ATGGCCAGGCAGCCACTGATCGCCGGCAACTGGAAGATGAACCTGAACCACCTGGAGGCGATCGCCCTGGTGCAGAAGGTCGCCTTCGCGTTGCCGGAGAAGTACTTCGCCAAGGTCGAGGTGGCGGTGCTCCCGCCGTTCACCGACATCCGCAGCGTGCAGACCCTCATCGACGGCGACAGGCTGCTGCTCAAGCACGGCGCGCAGGACATCTCCGAACACGAGTCCGGGGCCTACACCGGTGACGTGTCCGGGCCGATGCTGGCCAAGCTGGGTTGCAGCTACGTGGTGGTCGGCCACTCGGAGCGCCGTGAGTACCACGGCGAGACCGACGAACTGGTCGGCAAGAAGGTGCGCGCCACCCTCAAGCACGGCATGTCGCCGATCCTGTGCGTCGGCGAGCAGCTGGACGTGCGCGAGTCCGGCGGCCACGTCGAGCACTGCGCCACGCAGCTGATCAACGCGCTCAAGGGCCTCAAGGCCGAGCAGGTGCGCCAGGTCGTGGTGGCCTACGAGCCGGTGTGGGCGATCGGCACCGGCAAGGTCGCCACCGCCGCGGACGCGCAGGAGGTCTGCGGATCGCTGCGGGCGGCGTTGGCGGAGAAGTACGGCAAGGAGATCGCCGACGAGGTTCGGGTGCTCTACGGCGGCTCGGTGAAGTCGAGCAACATCGGCGACCTGATCGGCCAGGCGGACGTGGACGGCGCACTGGTCGGTGGCGCGAGCCTCAACGGCGACGAGTTCGCCAAGCTCTCCGCGATGGCGGCCGGCGGCCCGCTGCCGTGA
- the secG gene encoding preprotein translocase subunit SecG, with protein sequence MTLFLQIMLIVTSVLLVLLVLLHRAKGGGLSSLFGGGMQSNLAGSSVAEKNLDRMTLFVMALWVISIIGVGLLIKIG encoded by the coding sequence ATGACTCTTTTCCTGCAGATCATGTTGATCGTGACGAGTGTGCTGCTGGTGCTGCTGGTGCTGCTGCACCGGGCCAAGGGTGGCGGTCTCTCCTCGCTGTTCGGCGGCGGTATGCAGTCCAACCTGGCCGGTTCCAGTGTGGCGGAGAAGAACCTCGACCGGATGACGTTGTTCGTCATGGCGCTGTGGGTCATCTCCATCATCGGGGTCGGCCTGTTGATCAAGATCGGTTGA
- a CDS encoding RNA polymerase-binding protein RbpA gives MTGGNAIRGTRVGSGPAVGESERGEAAPRKRVDYWCANRHHSRPSFAMDAEVPEQWDCPRCGLPAGLDQENPPEARRNEPYKSHLAYVKERRSDADGMAILEEALTKLRERKGR, from the coding sequence ATGACTGGTGGTAACGCCATTCGCGGCACTCGTGTGGGCTCGGGCCCCGCGGTAGGCGAGTCGGAGCGGGGAGAAGCCGCGCCGCGCAAACGGGTCGACTACTGGTGCGCCAACAGGCACCACAGCCGGCCGTCGTTCGCGATGGACGCAGAGGTGCCGGAGCAATGGGACTGCCCGCGCTGCGGACTGCCGGCGGGCTTGGACCAGGAGAATCCGCCCGAGGCGCGGCGAAACGAGCCGTACAAGAGCCACCTGGCGTACGTGAAGGAGCGGCGCAGCGATGCCGACGGGATGGCCATCCTGGAGGAAGCGCTGACCAAGCTCCGCGAACGCAAGGGCCGCTGA
- a CDS encoding phosphoglycerate kinase, which produces MKNLDDLLSEGVRGRRVLVRADLNVPLDGEKITDDGRVRASLPTVRKLTEAGAQVVLTAHLGRPKGEPDPKFSLAPVARRLGELLGADVALATDLVGDSAKSVVAGLADGSVALLENVRFDARETSKDDAERGALADELAALVGPNAAFVSDGFGVVHRKQASVYDVAKRLPAYAGGLVLAEVEVLRTLTGDPKRPYVVVLGGSKVSDKLAVIKALLPKVDKLLIGGGMAYTFLAAQGHNVGNSLLQKDQIESTKQLLADHGDKLVLPLDVVAADRFAADAEKQVVAADAIPADWMGLDIGPRSVELFAGILRDTATVFWNGPAGVFEFPAFADGTRGVAQAIVDSDAFSVVGGGDSAAAVRTLGLPEDGFSHISTGGGASLEYLEGKELPGVAVLEGER; this is translated from the coding sequence GTGAAGAACCTCGACGATCTGCTGTCCGAGGGCGTTCGGGGTCGGCGTGTTCTGGTGCGCGCCGACCTGAACGTGCCGCTGGACGGCGAGAAGATCACCGACGACGGCCGGGTGCGCGCCTCCCTGCCGACCGTCCGGAAGTTGACCGAGGCCGGTGCCCAGGTGGTGCTCACCGCGCACCTCGGGCGCCCGAAGGGCGAGCCGGACCCCAAGTTCTCGCTGGCCCCGGTCGCGCGGCGGCTCGGCGAGCTGCTCGGCGCCGACGTCGCGCTGGCCACCGACCTGGTGGGCGACTCGGCGAAGTCCGTGGTCGCGGGCCTGGCCGACGGATCGGTCGCGCTGCTGGAGAACGTCCGCTTCGACGCCCGCGAGACCAGCAAGGACGACGCCGAGCGCGGCGCGCTGGCCGATGAGCTGGCCGCGCTGGTCGGCCCGAACGCCGCCTTCGTCTCCGACGGCTTCGGCGTGGTGCACCGCAAGCAGGCGTCGGTCTACGACGTCGCCAAGCGGCTGCCCGCCTACGCCGGTGGCCTGGTGCTCGCCGAGGTCGAGGTGCTGCGCACCCTGACCGGCGACCCCAAGCGCCCGTACGTCGTGGTGCTCGGCGGCTCGAAGGTCTCCGACAAGCTCGCCGTCATCAAGGCGCTGCTGCCGAAGGTCGACAAGCTGCTCATCGGCGGCGGCATGGCATACACGTTCCTGGCCGCGCAGGGCCACAACGTCGGCAACTCGCTGCTGCAGAAGGACCAGATCGAGTCCACCAAGCAGCTGCTCGCCGACCACGGCGACAAGCTGGTGCTGCCGCTGGACGTGGTGGCCGCCGACCGCTTCGCCGCGGACGCCGAGAAGCAGGTCGTGGCCGCCGACGCGATCCCGGCCGACTGGATGGGCCTGGACATCGGGCCGCGCAGCGTCGAGCTGTTCGCCGGGATCCTCCGCGACACCGCCACGGTGTTCTGGAACGGCCCGGCCGGGGTGTTCGAGTTCCCGGCGTTCGCCGACGGCACCCGTGGTGTCGCGCAGGCCATCGTGGACTCCGACGCGTTCAGCGTCGTCGGCGGCGGCGACTCGGCCGCCGCGGTGCGAACCCTCGGACTGCCCGAGGACGGCTTCTCGCACATCTCCACCGGCGGCGGCGCGTCGCTGGAATACCTGGAAGGCAAGGAACTGCCCGGAGTGGCCGTCCTGGAAGGTGAGCGCTGA